GTGCCGTCAGTTTCTCGTCGAGCGGGCAGTCGCCGACCACGACGACCTCGATCGGTACGCCGTGGTAGTCCTCCACCTCGGCGGCGGTCGCCTTGACGGCCTCGGCGAGGGTGTCGGGTTCGTTCTCCTCGTCCTTGCCGGTGCCCTCCGGCTTGTAGAGCCAGGCCCGCAGCTCGCGCTCCTGCGCGCGGGCCAGCCGGCGGACCTCGCCGCCGTCGTCGGCGTTGCGCTGGATCAGTGTGAGCGTGTGCAGGACGGAGTCGTGGACGTGCGCGGCGACCTCGGCGCGTTCCTGGGCGCGGATACGCATCAGCCGCTCGTCGGACAGGTCCTGCGTCATCCGTACGAGCCAGGGTCCGGCGAGCAGGGCGACTCCGGCCACGACGGCGATGGCCGCCGTCAGGACGTTGCCGAGCTGGGCGGCCGAACCGCGTACGACCATGAAGACGGTCAGGCCCAGGCCGACCAGGGCCACGCCCGTGAGCCCGCGCGCCAGTTGGAAGACCCTGCGGCGCCTGCTGTCCGTGGAGAGCGACGCCCACTGCGCGCGGCGCGCGTTGTCGGCCTGGCGCCAGACCAGGACGACGCCGGCGCCGATGAGCAGCGTCGGCCAGATGTAGTGGCCCGCGCCGCCGCGGCCGAGGTCGGCGCTGCCGATGAAGACGGACCCGACGACGAACAGCGCGATGATCGCGAAGGTCTGCCCCCTGTCGGGTTTACGGAGCTTTCGCCGTCCGTCGCCCGTCGTCTCGAAGAGCGGGCGCGCCGCGGTGGGCATGCCGCCGAAACCGAGCGGGACGACGATCCAGAAGATGGCGTACAGCAGCGCGCCGAGCCCCTGGGCCAGGAACAGACCGAGGAAGACCAGCCGCACCCAGCCGACCGGCAGCCC
The nucleotide sequence above comes from Streptomyces sp. NBC_01716. Encoded proteins:
- a CDS encoding PspC domain-containing protein produces the protein MPVATPTPPPSSSSSSSASGPAAAGSPSGPSGASRSRSRASGTAPGADEPPLRKLYRSADGRLLGGVARGLAGHLGLPVGWVRLVFLGLFLAQGLGALLYAIFWIVVPLGFGGMPTAARPLFETTGDGRRKLRKPDRGQTFAIIALFVVGSVFIGSADLGRGGAGHYIWPTLLIGAGVVLVWRQADNARRAQWASLSTDSRRRRVFQLARGLTGVALVGLGLTVFMVVRGSAAQLGNVLTAAIAVVAGVALLAGPWLVRMTQDLSDERLMRIRAQERAEVAAHVHDSVLHTLTLIQRNADDGGEVRRLARAQERELRAWLYKPEGTGKDEENEPDTLAEAVKATAAEVEDYHGVPIEVVVVGDCPLDEKLTAQTQAAREAMVNAAKYGGEGGAVQVYAEVDGRTVFISVRDRGPGFDLDSVPDDRMGVRESIFGRMERNGGTARVRSAPDGGTEVELEMERAADE